The Ochotona princeps isolate mOchPri1 chromosome 26, mOchPri1.hap1, whole genome shotgun sequence genome contains a region encoding:
- the EIF5 gene encoding eukaryotic translation initiation factor 5 produces MSVNVNRSVSDQFYRYKMPRLIAKVEGKGNGIKTVIVNMVDVAKALNRPPTYPTKYFGCELGAQTQFDVKNDRYIVNGSHEANKLQDMLDGFIKKFVLCPECENPETDLHVNPKKQTIGNSCKACGYRGMLDTHHKLCTFILKNPPENSDSGTGKKEKEKKTRKGKDKENGSVSSSETPPPPPPNEISPPPHAVQEEEEDDDWGEDTTEEAQRRRMDEISDHAKVLTLSDDLERTVEERVNLLFDFVKKKKEEGIIDSSDKEIVAEAERLDVKAMGPLVLTEVLFNEKIREQIKKYRRHFLRFCHNNKKAQRYLLHGLECVVAMHQAQLVPKIPHILKEMYDADLLEEEVVISWAEKASKKYVSKELAKEIRVKAEPFIKWLKEAEEESSGGEDDEEDENIEVVYSKTASVPKVETVKSDSKDDDIDIDAI; encoded by the exons ATGTCTGTCAACGTCAACCGCAGCGTGTCAGACCAGTTCTATCGGTACAAGATGCCCCGTCTGATCGCCAAG GTTGAgggcaaaggaaatggaatcAAGACAGTTATAGTCAACATGGTTGACGTTGCAAAGGCGCTGAATCGGCCTCCAACGT ATCCCACCAAGTACTTCGGCTGTGAGCTGGGAGCGCAGACCCAGTTTGACGTCAAGAATGACCGCTACATTGTCAACGGCTCTCACGAGGCCAACAAGCTGCAGGACATGCTCGATGGATTCATTAAAAAGTTTGTTCTCTGCCCCGAGTGTGAGAATCCCGAAACAGATCTG CATGTCAATCCGAAGAAGCAAACAATAGGTAATTCCTGTAAAGCCTGTGGCTACCGAGGCATGCTTGACACCCATCATAAGCTCTGCACGTTCATTCTCAAAAACCCACCTG AGAATAGTGACAGTggtacaggaaagaaagaaaaagaaaagaagactaGGAAGGGCAAAGACAAGGAAAATGGTTCTGTATCGAGCAGTGAAACGCCTCCGCCACCGCCGCCAAACGAAATCAGTCCTCCTCCACATGCTGTG caggaagaggaggaggatgacgACTGGGGGGAGGACACCACCGAGGAGGCGCAGAGGCGCAGGATGGACGAGATCAGTGACCACGCCAAAGTCCTGACGCTCAGCGACGACTTGGAGAGAACTGTGGAGGAGCGTGTCAACCTCCTGTTTGATTTTGTTAAG aaaaagaaggaagagggtaTTATTGACTCATCTGACAAGGAGATTGTTGCTGAGGCGGAGAGGCTGGACGTGAAGGCTATGGGTCCGCTTGTCCTGACTGAAGTTCTTTTTAATGAGAAGATTAGAGAACAAATTAAGAAATACAGGCGCCATTTCTTACGA TTTTGTCACAACAACAAGAAGGCTCAGCGGTACCTCCTGCACGGTTTGGAGTGTGTGGTGGCCATGCACCAAGCGCAGCTGGTCCCCAAGATCCCGCACATCCTGAAGGAGATGTACGACGCCGACCTTCTAGAAGAGGAGGTCGTCATCAGCTGGGCGGAgaag GCTTCTAAGAAATACGTCTCAAAGGAGCTTGCCAAAGAGATTCGTGTCAAAGCAGAACCGTTCATCAAGTGGctgaaggaggcagaggaagaatcTTCCGGTGGTGAAGACGATGAGGAGGATGAGAACATTGAA GTGGTGTATTCTAAGACTGCCAGCGTTCCGAAAGTCGAAACTGTGAAGTCTGACAGCAAGGATGACGACATCGACATCGATGCCATTTAA